The DNA sequence ATAATCTGAACCGTCTCGCCGTTGGGAAGGACTTTGACAATTCCGCGATAGCGTTTATCCGCCACGTTGATTCGGTTGTTATTTCCGCGCGGAATGATGTTCACTTCGTCAAGATTTGCCTGAATGATTTCATCCCGTTCATTGCGAATTTCGAGTTTGCCGCGAATAACCCGAGCGACAATCGGGCTGGCCGAGTAATAGACGTCCTGCTTACCCTGTGCGAGACATTCGATGGCGTACGAGTCATCGGTCGACAACTCGGTCTGGTCTTTTCCTTCCTGAATGAGCACACGCACAAACGGAACGCGCAAGGCATTGTTGAGTCCGTCATCGCGAAGACTCGCGACACTTCCGCAACTGAGAAATAAAACAAACAGAGCCAGAAGAGCGGCTCCGCGAGATATAAGCGATGCAGTACGCGTAATGGAGATGTTTAGCACGAACGACCGTCTTTCTTTATTTTATTCCTGCCTTCACAACAGAGACAGGCGGCTGGGCTATTTTGCCCAGCACTGCCATTTGTTTTACTCGTCCACCTCCCGAATAGTTGGTAGGCATCGGCGCAGAGCGAACTGTCCGCTCAGCCATCACGGCATAGGCCGCGGCTTCCACCCATTGAGTCGGAACGCCAAGGTTGTCAATTGGCTCAATAGTCAGCTCAGGCAGTTCTTGTACAAGCCGTCTAACAAAAAATTTGTTTCTTATTCCGCCGCCAGTCAAATACAATTTTTTGATATTATTGTCCTTCGCTATGAGCGGCTTAATCGATGCCAGTATACCATGCACGGTAAGTTCCGACAGTGTCGCGATAATATCGTCTTTTTTAAGCGAATGTGTTTTGGCGTAGGCTAAAGCTTGCTTGAGCAATTCAGCGCCGAATTCCTCTCGACCTGTCGAGATATTTTTACTTCTGAAAAAGGAATGCCGTTTTAAGATATTGAGAAGCGGAACAGACACCTTCCCTGCAGAGGCATGGCGGCCAGAACGATCATATTTTTCATTAAACAATTTCAGCGAAAGTAAATCTGAGAGGGAGTTGCCTGGGCCGCTGTCGGCGGCGTTTATTTTATGGGCTGAGCTACCAGCCGGAAAATAGAAATAATTCGCGATGCCGCCAATGTTCACGATAAGCCTTGATTCGTCTCTATCACTGAAGAGATAATTCATGGCCGCAACCGTGATCGGAGCGCCTTCGTTTCCAAGCGCGATATCGGCCTGCCGGAAATCCCCGCAGACAACTTTGCCTGTTTGCTCCGCTATCTGTTCAAGTGATCCGAGTTGGAGTGTGCCATTGACTACTGCGCCAAGATATTTTGCGCGCTGAGGGAGATGTCTGACAGTTTGACCGTGTGAACCAATAACGTCGACAATGATTCCTTGCTTTGCGAGTCGCCGGATAAACGAGACCGCCGTTCGGCCGTAAAAACGCCCAAGTGTCTGATCGAGATACATCTGTCTGCTCAACTGAGGAGCGTCCTCATTTGAGAAGGCAAGTATTTCATTTCGAAGTTTAGCGGGGTATGCCTGCGAACGTCCGCTTTCGAGGCGATACGTCACGGATTGATTTTTATCTTTTGTAATTGTCAGAGCGGTCATATCCAGACCATCTGCCGATGTTCCCGAATTCAGACCGAGCGCAACCAACGTCTTTTTTTTCAGCAGGTCGGCGAGCGTCATATTTTAGCGCAAGAGCGACCGCTCGAGTTTATATTTCAATCCGCCTACACGCTGCAATGATGAGCGAAGTCGGGCATGGTCTATCTCGCCGCGATCCACACTTTCGACAAAGTAGTCGAAGGCCTCCATTGAGGCCTCATAGTTTCTGCCATAAAGAAGCATATCATGGCCCGCCTGAAAGGCCGCGACCGTCCGCTCGCCGAACGAGCCAAGTTCATCGGCTCCAGCCATAGTGAGATCGTCGGTGATAACCGGGCCGTCGAAATCAAGTTCTCCTCGGAGGAGGGTATTGATAATCTTGGAAGAGCCCGTTACAATTTTTGAATCCAGTTTCGGCAAACGGAGATGAGTTGTCATAATCAAATCGACGCCCGCTTTGATTGCGACAGAGAAAGGTACTTTTTCGCGTTGATTCCACACAAACTGGTCATAGTCTGATTCTGCAGTTGCAATGTGGGGGTCAAAGCCGGTGTCGCCAAGTCCCGGAAAATGTTTCGCGCAGGATAGCAGTCCGTTGGCGTTTGAAACCTGAATAGAGGCGAGGACGAAGCGGCTGACAAGTTCGGGGTTGTCTCCGAAACAGCGTCCGGCAAGACAGCTGTTTGCGGGATTCAGGAAAATATCGGCGACGGGTGTAAAGTTAAGGTTAATTCCCAATGACTCCATGTACCCTGCCGAGCGTGAGTAGTCCTCGGTGAACCGCTCGACATTTCCCAGTTGGCCATAGTCCGCCGCCGCCTGATATTCAGCAGGGGCGCCGCGGAGTCGGCAGACGCGTCCGCCTTCCTGATCAATCGCAATGAAGGGATTGTCTGGCTGCAAGGCGCGGCGGATGGTCTCTATGTTTTCAAGAGTCGCTTGATAGCCCGGGCAGTTTTCTTCAAAGAGAATGACTCCGCCGATCTTTTCCTCCGAGATGAATGAAAGAAACTGATCTGGCGGTTTGGCCCCGGGAAATCCGAGAATAAAAAGCTGGCCGAGTTGTTTTCTTATCTTTTCCATTTATTTACCCCTGAAACACTTTAACGCTATCCGGGTTC is a window from the Candidatus Zixiibacteriota bacterium genome containing:
- a CDS encoding anhydro-N-acetylmuramic acid kinase, which translates into the protein MTLADLLKKKTLVALGLNSGTSADGLDMTALTITKDKNQSVTYRLESGRSQAYPAKLRNEILAFSNEDAPQLSRQMYLDQTLGRFYGRTAVSFIRRLAKQGIIVDVIGSHGQTVRHLPQRAKYLGAVVNGTLQLGSLEQIAEQTGKVVCGDFRQADIALGNEGAPITVAAMNYLFSDRDESRLIVNIGGIANYFYFPAGSSAHKINAADSGPGNSLSDLLSLKLFNEKYDRSGRHASAGKVSVPLLNILKRHSFFRSKNISTGREEFGAELLKQALAYAKTHSLKKDDIIATLSELTVHGILASIKPLIAKDNNIKKLYLTGGGIRNKFFVRRLVQELPELTIEPIDNLGVPTQWVEAAAYAVMAERTVRSAPMPTNYSGGGRVKQMAVLGKIAQPPVSVVKAGIK
- a CDS encoding glycoside hydrolase family 3 N-terminal domain-containing protein, with translation MEKIRKQLGQLFILGFPGAKPPDQFLSFISEEKIGGVILFEENCPGYQATLENIETIRRALQPDNPFIAIDQEGGRVCRLRGAPAEYQAAADYGQLGNVERFTEDYSRSAGYMESLGINLNFTPVADIFLNPANSCLAGRCFGDNPELVSRFVLASIQVSNANGLLSCAKHFPGLGDTGFDPHIATAESDYDQFVWNQREKVPFSVAIKAGVDLIMTTHLRLPKLDSKIVTGSSKIINTLLRGELDFDGPVITDDLTMAGADELGSFGERTVAAFQAGHDMLLYGRNYEASMEAFDYFVESVDRGEIDHARLRSSLQRVGGLKYKLERSLLR